From the Bradyrhizobium ontarionense genome, the window TCATTTCGGGGATATCCGTCCCCTTGCGATACCACGGCTTGGCACCGCGCGCGTAGGACGCCTTGTCGATGCTGCCGTCATAGGCCCAGGTGGATGTGTCGAAGCCGAGCTCGGCGCTGACCGCATCGGGATCGATCCCGGCGAAGTACTTCGGCGCCACCAGCGCCTGCACCTCGGCCACTGGCGTGGCCTTCACCCAGGCCATGGCGCGGTAGATGGCATTGACGACCGCCTGCACCAGCGCCTTGTCCTGTTCGACGGTGTCCGCCAGCGCGTAGATGACGAGCACCGGGACCGTGCCGCCGAAATCCTTTTCGAAGATGCCGGGCTTCGAGGTGTCGTAGATCACCTTGCCAAAACCCTTCTTCTCGATCTCGACGATCCAGCTCGGCGGCGCCATGATGGCGTCGAACTGTTTGGTCTGCAGCGATGGAAACATGGTGTTGGGTCCGCCGCCCGCGACCCAGTTCACTCTGTCGCCGAGGCCGCGCGACTCGAACACATAGGTGCCGTAGACCCAGGTGCCGGAGCCGATCGCGGTGGCGGCGACGACCGGCTTCGCGCCGTCGGTGCGCTTGTAGGCCGCGAGCTTTTCGACCGAGGTGAGGCCGCTCTCGTAGAGATCCTGGCGCACGACGATGTTGGCGTAGGAGCAGACCATCTCGGTCGCGAGCAGGATCTTGCACGGCTTGCCACGCGCCGTGAGCTGCAGCGGATGGCTGGCGTCGCCATGCGCGAACAGCGCCTGGTCGGCGGCGAGCGTCTGGCGGCCGAACGTGCCGGAGTTGCCGGTCAGAAGCTTGGAATCGAGTCCTTCGTCCTTGAAATAGCCCTTGAGCTCCGCAATCATGGAGATCGCATAGACCGGCGAGACCGGACCGAACGCAACGGTCGCGGACTTGGTCTCGGCCCGCAGCCGACCCGGCAGCAGCGAGGTGCCCGCGAAGGCCGCGCCGGAAGCCAGCGCGTGGCGCCGTGTGATCGTCATGAATTCCTCCCGCAGTTCTTATGTTTTCGACGGCGCGCGATCTAAGGGCTCACGAAGGCGATGGGAGAATCGTTCCGTCCTCCTCCAGCACGGCAACCTCATCGGGCAGCAGCCCGAGCTCGGCCAGGACGTCGCGCGTGTGCTCGCCGATCCCAGGCGGATCATAGCGGTTCGGCAGCCGCTGTCCGTCCAGCGACACCGGGAGCACCGGCGTCATGGCGCGGCGGCCGTCCGGCAGACGGATCTCGGTGAGGCCGCCCGACGCATTGAGATGCGGATCGTCGAACAGGTCGCCGGGTTTGTTGACCGGTGCGTAGGGCAGCTCGAGGCGCTCGAGCAGCGCGGCAAGATCATCCTTCGCCCATGTCTTGAAGATCGCGGCGATCTCGGGGATCAGCCAGCCGCGATGGTCGACGCGGCCCTGGGCCGTGGCGAAGCGCGGATCGTCCAGCCATTCCGTGCGGTCGAAAGCACGGCAGAACGCCACCCACTGCTCCTCGCCAACGATGGTCACGAACAGCTTGGAGCCGTCGCTGGTGTCGAAGAGATCATAGACCGGCCACGGGCTGTCCTTGATCGAATACGGGATCGAGGGCTGGCCGGTGACAACCTCGTACATCATCGCCTGCGCCATCAGGAACACGTTGTTCTCGTACAGCGCGCTCTGCACGTAGCGCCCGCACCCGGTGCGCTGGCGCTCGGCGAGCGCAGCCTGGATCGCGATCACACCGAACATGCCGCCCATGATGTCGTTGACCGAGGCGCCGGCGCGCATCGGCCGATCCGGCAGGCCGGTCATGTAGGCGAGTCCGCCCATCATCTGCACGACCTCGTCGAGCGCGAGGCGGTTCTCGTAGGGGCCTGGAAGATACCCTTTCAGCGAGCAATAGATCAGCCGCGGCGCGAACGCCGCCACCTGCTCGTAGTCGAGCCCGATGCGCTTCATCAGTCCGGGACGGAAGTTCTCGATCAGCACGTCGCTGCGCGCGATCAGCCGGCGCGCCACGCT encodes:
- a CDS encoding ABC transporter substrate-binding protein, encoding MTITRRHALASGAAFAGTSLLPGRLRAETKSATVAFGPVSPVYAISMIAELKGYFKDEGLDSKLLTGNSGTFGRQTLAADQALFAHGDASHPLQLTARGKPCKILLATEMVCSYANIVVRQDLYESGLTSVEKLAAYKRTDGAKPVVAATAIGSGTWVYGTYVFESRGLGDRVNWVAGGGPNTMFPSLQTKQFDAIMAPPSWIVEIEKKGFGKVIYDTSKPGIFEKDFGGTVPVLVIYALADTVEQDKALVQAVVNAIYRAMAWVKATPVAEVQALVAPKYFAGIDPDAVSAELGFDTSTWAYDGSIDKASYARGAKPWYRKGTDIPEMKYEDIVDPSFLAAAKAKYK
- a CDS encoding CaiB/BaiF CoA transferase family protein, with amino-acid sequence MTHAPGDRDAPLRPLEGVRVVEFSQMVMGPSCGLILADLGADVIKVEPLKGDRTRTFKGPAAGFFATYCRNKRSIALDTSTPQGQSVARRLIARSDVLIENFRPGLMKRIGLDYEQVAAFAPRLIYCSLKGYLPGPYENRLALDEVVQMMGGLAYMTGLPDRPMRAGASVNDIMGGMFGVIAIQAALAERQRTGCGRYVQSALYENNVFLMAQAMMYEVVTGQPSIPYSIKDSPWPVYDLFDTSDGSKLFVTIVGEEQWVAFCRAFDRTEWLDDPRFATAQGRVDHRGWLIPEIAAIFKTWAKDDLAALLERLELPYAPVNKPGDLFDDPHLNASGGLTEIRLPDGRRAMTPVLPVSLDGQRLPNRYDPPGIGEHTRDVLAELGLLPDEVAVLEEDGTILPSPS